One Flavobacteriales bacterium genomic window, AATGCCATATTATATGCTGCCCTACCCTTTTGCTTGTTGTCGCCGGTGGCCAACACCTTCTTCCATTCTTCCGCCGCACCGTTCCAATCATTCACGCGAACAAAATTCTTAGCTTTTTTAAGTGACGGGTGTTTTCGTACATAATAACTTCTTGTGACCCTGACAGGAACCGGACTGATTCTTTGCGCATAAAAGTTCCCGGCTATGAAGCCACAATCCCTGACCGTATTACGTTTGGAAGGAAGTCTGTTTCGCGCATCCTCTTCAGAACTGCCGCGGGAGCTCCATGATTTGCCTCCTGACGTTTTGTATTCATCTATGATCCGTTTGTTTTTCGGATCGTACAATCGCCAGCCTGTGGTTACCTTTACATCGGTTGTCACTTCAGAGACATCTCTCACAACCTCTACTCCTTCTTTGGTTTTTGATTTCTCCTGAACGATCTTATGGGTGAATTTGCTGTCAGAATCAAACACCTCAAGCAGCAGAAGGGCATCCGCATTGCTTTCGGCACAAATACGCTCTACTTCTTCCCAGGGCAATGGTGGCGGAAAGGCTTCCCTTCCGGTACCTTCAAGTTCTATCGCCGGGCGGATTGCATCAAATCGTTCCGTTCTTGTGAGAATATCCACCAATCCGGACACGCATTCTTCGGAGCCATCCCTGTCCTGCCCGATTCCCTCTCCGGTTATAACACCCTCAAGAATATTCTCCACTTTGGTTTTTTTGGATGGAAAGCTCCTGTTGACAACAGCGATGCGCTTTATGTGTTGAGACACGGTAATGTCTGCGGGTTTCATGACCGAGAGACTGATACTGGAAGTTCCGCATGCCCCCATAGTCATGGCAAACAGCAGAATAATAGATCGGTGAAGTATTTTAATCATGGTAAGGAGCTTATGTTTTGCCCGCAACTTTACCATAGCAAAAAGGGGGCCATTCGCCCCCTTCTACGTCTACACGTCAAATCGGTTTTACTTTTTAATTACGGTCACACTTCCGGCTTTCTGGTGTCCATTGATGTCTACTACATAAAAATAAGTTCCCTCAGGAACCACCTCTCCGGCAGTGGTACGCCCATCCCATGCAAGTTGCCCTCCAGGCGGACTGTATATAAAATTACCCCAGCGGTTTAGGATCGTCAGCTTGGTACACTCCGCCATTTCTCCGTTCACAAAAACCTTGAATTGTTCGTTGATACCATCTCCATTCGGTGAGAACACATTGGGCACCTGGGGGTCATTGTAAAAATCGAAATTCTGAATATCCGCTGTTACCATAGCAGTATCAGTGCACGTACCATTGGTAACAGTCAGCACCACTTGCGAAATGGTTCCATAGGGAAACTCGTGGATCGGCATCAACTCCGGTGACTTATACCCATCACCAAAATCCCAAAGCACACTTGTCCCATTTATACTGACATCCGTAAACTTTCCTCTGAGGCCGTCACAACTCGGAACCCAAATAACATCGAAGTCGGCTTCAGGTTGTGTATTGGTGGTAATGGTCACATTGTCGGTTTGTATACACCCATTGGCATCTGTAACTGTTACGGAATAAACCGTTGTAACCGGAGGTATCACAGTAATGTCCGGTGTTGTACCGCTGCCCGGATCATCCCATTGGTAAGTATATGGCCCGATTCCACCGGTTGCTGTCGCACTTATGATCACGTTCGCATTTTCACATGCAAACTGATCACCGGATGTACTGGAGACCAAAGGTGTAGGTTGGCCGACCGATACCGTTAGCACGGTGTCACAACCGGTGCTGTCCGTAACTGTTAAGATGTAGTTACCTGCGACCAGACCGGTGGCGATGATTCCCGTCTGCCCATCACTCCACAAATAACTATATGGTGTGGATCCGCCCGATGGCATTACGGTAGCCGTACCATCATTGCTTCCATTACAAAGGGCACCCGTACTGCTGGTGATTCCTGTTACAGAAGGCGTTTGCAACACAGTGGTGGTATTGACGATGGTACAACCGTTGGCATCGGTGATGGTGACTGTGTAATTTCCGGCATATAATCCTGTTGCCAGACTGGTTGTTTGTCCATCATCCCATTCATAGGTATACCCAGGGGTTCCCCCACCCGGGTAGGCCGTGGCTGTTCCGGATCCGATACCGCATAACGCGTTGGAGCTATCCATATTTAAGGTCAATGCCGTCGGCTCGATGAGGGTAAACGTTCCGGAGTTGGTACATCCGTTTGCATCGGTTACTGTTACGGTGTAACCTCCTATCATCAGCCCCGTGGCGGTAGCTCCTGTCTGACCGTCGCTCCATTCATAAGTGTAACCGGGTGTACCTCCCACGGCGCCGGCGGTGATAGATCCGTCAAAACCACCATAACACGAAATATTATTGGCAACCGAGTTCAGGTCAAGAGGTTCGATGGGTTGCGTAATCGTGACAGAATCCAGATAGGTACATCCATTGGCATCGGAAATGGTAACAGAAAAAGTCCCTGCAGGAAAACCGGTAGCGGTGGCTGTGGTCTGACCATCACTCCATTCAAAGGAATAATTGGGCGTCCCGCCCGCGGGCGTAACGGTCCCTGTTCCATCATTCCCTGACTTACAGCTCACATTGGTGGAGGATGTCGCGGAACTTGACAATACCGTTGGCTCAGTAACTGTAATGCTTTGCGTGGCCAAACATCCATTGACATCAAACACCGTTACCCCGTATGTCCCCATTACAAGGCCCGTGGCTGTAGCGGTGGTCTGACCATCGCTCCAGGCGAATGTCAACGGCGGGGTTCCCCCTGATGGCACCACAGTTCCAGTTCCCTCATTGGAACCAAAGCACAGTACATTGGTACTTGATGCAGTAGCAGAAGGTCCGTTCTGATCATTCACCGACACCTGGATGTTCTTCTGACATCCGTTGTTATCGGTTACCGTAACATTGTAGTTTCCGGCAAGCAAGCCTACTGCTGTATCGCCAGTTTGACCATTCCCCCACAGATAGGTATACCCTGGGGTTCCACCTGATGGTGTTACAATGGCTGAGCCATTGCTGTTTCCACATGTAGATTGAATTTCGCTTCCGGCCAGTGCTAACACTGTTGGTTCTCCCACCGTAGCACTCACCACACTCACGTTGGTACATCCGTTGGCATCTGTCACGGTCACCTGGTAGGTTCCTGCGCTCAAACCAGTGGCCGTTTGTGTTGTTTGTCCGTTATTCCATAGATAGGTATAGGTTGGCGTTCCCCCGGCAGGGTTCACGGTCGCTGTTCCGTCTGATGCTCCCTTACATAATGCGTTCGTAACATTGGTTGCTGCGGTGAGGTCGGCATTCGGTTCATTAACGGTAACGGTTACTGTTCCGGGTCCGGTACAGCCGTTGGCATCGGTTATTGTGACCTGATGATTGCCGGCCACCAGGCCCGTAGCGGTTGCGGTGGTTTGTCCGTTGGCCCAGAGATAGGTATATCCCGGGGTTCCTCCCGAAGGGCTGACCGTACCTGTCCCGTCGTTACCTCCTTTACAATTGACATCGGTATGGCTATCGGAAACGGTCAGATTTGCCACAGGTTCATCAACGGTAACCGTTACTGTTCCAGGTCCGGTGCAGCTGTTTGCATCGGTCACGGTAACCTGATGGTTTCCTGCTGTCAAACCCGTAGCCGTAGCGGTGGTTTGCCCATTGGCCCAGAGATAGGTATATCCCGGGGTTCCGCCGGAAGGATTTACCGTTCCTGTTCCATCGCTTCCACCTTTACAATTCACATCGGTGTGGCTGGCGGAAACAGTCAGGTTCGTAGCCGGTTCTGAAACCGTTACGGTTTGCACATCGGAACAAATGCCACTGTTGGAAGTAACGGTTACCGAATGTGTTCCTGCGGAAAGGCCAGTGACCGTAGCTGTTGTTTTTCCATTGCTCCAGGTATACTTTGGGTTGCTTCCTCCGGTAGCGGTTACGGTGGCTGTTCCATTACTTCCGCCCTTACATGTCACATCCGTAGAAGAAGTGCTGGCAGCCAGAACACAACCACACGAACCTCCGGAGCAATTAAGAATTGGACAAATTACAATGGAGTCTGTACACCCGGTTGGATTGAGGGTCATACACACGGTGTATATCTGCCCCGGGAACATGCCCGAGCCACATCCGGTTCCGATAGGAAAGCCTGGTCCTACGAGGTTACAGGATTCATCATATGTATTTATGTTGGTGGTTCCGCATGTTGGACCACCCAGGTTATTGCAACCGAAAGTTGAGTTTGTAGTTGACGACCCTCCGTATGTGCAGGAACCATTGCAAGGTCTGTTGTCGGTCAACCAACGAAACTGCACGGTACCCGAGGTAGGGTATCGATAAGTATAACAAACCGTTCTTGGAAGTTGGTTCTGTGCAAATTTATAGCACTTACCAGCATTGACCGCCACGCCAATATCCGCAGGCATGCTTACACTGGTACCCAGCGTTCCGTTGTTATCGTAAAATGTACCATCCGGACTTCCGCACGCCCCTTGTGCACGTACATCCAGGCTCATGCCGATGACATTGTATATCACCAACATTAGGTAGATCTTTTTCATGGGAGACCCTCCTGTTAAAAATTTAGTTTTCGCTCAAGCCACATGCCTCCGATTCAAGGCATGAAAATATACTCTACCAAAACAATGCATGTGATCCTTACCCTCCCCCAGTACCCAACTAGTGCGGGAGAAACACTGCATTAATCATAAATGTTGTTCGAAATCGTACGAACTAAAAATACTTAGCACATCAAGCTAACTCGATACAAATCAAAGTACAAAAAATTATTCTTCCAAACAAATCAAGCCCATTGTTTACACAGTTTATTAACACATTCTCCATTTACCATGGCACTTCATATTGTGCGCAAAGATGATATAACCCTGAATCGTTATATTTGTAATGATGCCAACAAAAAGACTTACCAGATCGAACGAGAGAATGCTTGCAGGTGTATGCGGAGGCATTGCCCAATGGCAGGACTGGGATCCCACACTGGTGCGTATCGGTTGGGTATTATTGAGCTTGATGAGTATAGGCTTTCCGGGTCTGCTTCTATATGTAATACTTTGGGTGGTTGTCCCGGAAGAAAGCAACTATTAATTCTCGCTATCCTGCACCACCAAAGGCAACGTCAGGTTTTCACCGGACGATGTGACCCTCAGAAAATACATTCCCGCAGGGCGGCCTTCCATGGAAATCGCCAAATTACCTGATCCCACGCCACTAATGATGACACGGCCCAAAGCATCATACACCATATAGTCAAATGACGAACCGTCCACTGGTTTAATATTCAACAACCCTTTCACAGGATTGGGAAACACGATCCACTTCCTGTCGCCCATCGCTTCCATACCGGTGGTACAATTATCCGGATCGGTTACCGGCGTTATGCCCGTGTTACCACCCGCACAAATACCGCAGCTGTCTACAAATGCACCTCCACCAGTTTCACCAAAACAATCGACCGCCGGTAATTCTGTGAATGAAGCCAGGAGACGTATGTATGCAGACTGGTAATAGATACCGGGCTCCGTAATTTCCCAGGAGTTCTCGGGATATCCTGTATTCCATTCGTGATAGGACTTCTGAACCGGCTCATTCCCTATCCATGCTAAGCTACCAGCATAATCTTTATTGGGACCACCCGGAACATAACCGGGTGCCGGACCATATGTTGATGTCCGCACATCATCCCAAACCGCACTGCCATCAGCAAACCAACTGTGATAGATTGTATTCACGCTGTTCTCTGCACCACGATCAGCCATATTGGACAAATACACCAAGCCCATTGGATTTACGCCATGCATGTAATGCACACTGGCCAACGCACGCTTTGCATATTGCAAGCTATCTGTAGCATCCAATGCATACAGATTCATATCCAGATTAATGATACCCGTACATGCCTTGATCTGGTTACTTCCCCAATGATATTGTGCATCCGGCATCCATGAACGGTACAAGTCTTTTTGCACGGAGAAGCCATAGAAATCACCGACAGAATTTGCATTGCTTTGCTTGGCTGCCCGGATGGCATTCGCAACCGTTTGATCCGCTCCGCTGAGTGCGGCATAGTATAACAAACCATCTCCGTAAGCCACACCATAGGGTCCCCACCAATTCAGAAGAGTCACCGCGGTGTAGTTGGCGTTAACGTAGTTCGCATAAACCTGTTTACCAGTAATACCGAACAGGTATGCTGCAGCGGTCACTGCAGACTGGTCCTGATCTGTCAGACTTTTATCCGCATCCCCCGAAACAATCTCCTGGGTATCACAATTTGTACTTCGGGCATTCTGTCCGTACCAGTCCCAGGCTTTTTCAGCGCGTACCATGAGATCATCCACATAGGTGGCAAGTGAAGGGAATGCAGATAACACCACGGCGGCATGTGCAAAAATGCCGGCAGTCACAATGGTTGAGGAAGAGCACTTAGGGCCGTAGTACCGCGGTCCTGTATCGGAGCTCGGTGGAGATGGTGACGTATAGTCTATATCTCCGATCTTGATATGCACACCTCCATCAACTGTATCCTGCATGCGCTTGATCCAGTCCAACTCCCACATGACTTCGTCAAGGATATCCGGCAAATTATTACCTGATTCCGGAATACCAAAATCATCCGTCCAGATGGCCGGCTGAAACCGGTAGGCATCTAACAACTGGTGCATCACGCTTTCTGTAAATGTCACGTACTTGTTGTTATCACCTGCATCATACCAGCCACCCCTCATATCTTTTACCAGACCGGCGTTGTTTTTATCATCCACACTATGCGCTTCACTGTCTTGCCCGGAAGCAAGATAAGACGCACCGTCTGTCCACCCGTTTTCCGCAAAGGGCAATTGTTTGGAGAATCCGCACCGCTGGTAAAAGTACACCCTGGCAGCTGCTTTCAATACTTCGAAATAGACATGGGGCTGGATGATGAAAGGATAGGACCCGACCTGATTAGCCGGATCAAATACATAATAGGTACCGGTATCCGTTAGTGCGGAAAAATCAAAATGCCAGCCTTTATCTCCCGACTGGGATTGGGTAGCACCATTATTCCATAACGCGGAACTCCCGGTGAAAGCAGTGGTTCCATCGTAAAGGCGCCGTACCTCCATTGTAATACCGGGCTGATATGACTCGGATGCATTGAACCCGGACTGGGGATCTGTAAGCACAGCCACCTTATCATCCTGTGGCCGGTAACCGAATTGATCTACCCGGATATTCTTCTCAACCGTATAATTCACCTGTGCCTGACCTGAGAAGAACAGGCCTGTGCAGGCTATCCCTGCGAGAAGAATCCGGAGACGATCATTCATTGGATATCATTACACGCTGATTCCAATTTACGTTATCCATTTGAATTTGCAACAAATACATGCCCGGATTTAACCGCTGATCGTCGGCAACTACCAGGAACGTTCTGTTTCCGGCTGCAGATGTACCATGATCCTTCTCATAAACAACGCGCCCGAGAAGGTCGGTCAGCACAATGCGGGTATGTTGCACCGGCCTGGTAAAATCACACGCCACATGGAATACACCGGAAGAAGGGTTAGGGAATACCCTGGGCTGTGTGGACAAATACCCCATATCTTCCAATCCGGTGGTTTTATCTCTGATCATAAAATCATCCAGGTAAATGTGGTTTCCACGCCATGACTCGAATACAAACCGGAACCGTACATTGGTTTTACTCGCGTAAGCAGATGTGATCGCCAGTTTATCTTCTCTCCAGTGAGATACAGAATCCGGAATAAATGGTGTGGTCATATCTGCCACAGTGGCGAGTTGACTTCCCTGTTTGCTGGAACGAAGCGACCAGATGCCTCCACAATCTGTACTGATGTAAACACTGAGTTTGTCATCCGACAGATTATCAATTCTGGCATAAGCCACTTTGTAGTAAAACTCCGGGTTACTCACTTTAGACAAGTCAAAGGACGGTGTGATCAACTCCAGTTTTTCCCCACTCCAGATTCTATCGAAATTATTTACGGTAAAGGAATGACTCCCGGAAGACGATGCTGCCGTTGTTACTTCCCACTGATTACCTCCGGTTGTCTCCGGATTGAACCAGGTACTATCGACCCGGGCCGTATTTTCAAGATCGTCTGAATAGATGGTATCTGAATAATCCGCAGTGGTTCCAAGCACGGTAACCATACCAACGATGATCAGGGTATCCATACCGGCGGCATTGGAGCTTATCAGTGTCACATTATATGTACCCGGACTGGCATAAGTCACGGTAGGTGCTGTCAGTATTGATGATGAAGGTGTTCCTCCGGGAAAGGTCCAATGCAAACTGTCAGCTGTTGCCCCGTACGTCTGGTTTGTAAACTTCACGGATGCGCCAGCGCAGATCATCTCTTTATCTACCTTAAAAGCAGCATGCGGCGCACATAACGGAGCGGTATAACCACTGTCCGTTCCTGTTGCAACGGCATTCGTGAAGGACACGAGGTTGTCGAGTGCCGGATAGGTGGCAAAGACAGCTTCCATACGGTTGCGTTGTCCGATGCTGAACATATTCTGACAGTTATCATAGCTCATGAAGTTTTCAATCGGATCAACGGTATCCGTTTGAAACGGTGACGGCCCGACCGTATCATTATGACAGGTGTTCTGGGTTTTATCACACCCATATGTAGGTATTGGCATGGGCGGTGTATCACAGACCATATCATTGTTGTCCGTGCAGTCATGACCTACGGTAAATGAACAACCATCTCCGTATCCGCCCACCAGTTGATCCTGCCAGGGATGCCATAAACCCAGACAATGGCCCAATTCATGGGTTTCCGTCCTTCCGTTATTTCCGGTGGCTGCGCCTTTGGACCCCCAGAAATTATATCGTACTACGGCACCATAAGTATCTTTCACACCGTAAGCCCAGGGGAATTCTTCATAACCGGCAATGATTCCGCCACCAGGCAGATTCCATCGGGTAGGGTCAATGCTGTTCACGATCCATACATTAAAATACTTATCGGGTGGCCACTGGATCACACTCTTCACCGTATCTCTGCAGTTGTAGGTCAGGGGGGTCTCATAGTATGTAACACCGTTGGTGCAGTTACCATCCGGATCGATCTTAGCCAGCTTGAATTCAATCTTACAATCCACAGCAAAAGGTTTGAAGACGGGTCTTGTCTGGACCGTATCCGCGTTGAGTCTGCGAAAGTCAAGATTCATCTTATCCAATCCGCTCTGAATCTGGTCCAGGCCAATCCGTTCTATGCCCTGGTCGTGCATCACGTGCACCACCACAGGGATCACCCTGACGCTGTCTGCAACACCTGAACTCCTCAGTGCCTCGATACGCTGCACCTGGGCCTTGATGCGTGCCATGTCTTCCTGCACCCTGATGATCATGGTCGGATCGGACTTCAACTGGTCCTGAAAATGCTGATCGGTTCCACAATGGCCTCTGTCATCCTGAGCGAAGGCGGTTAACGACATACAGATTCCTAGCACCAATAGCGGTGTGGTTATTTTTTTCATGGCAATAAAAACATTAAGACTTTCTTGCTCTTTCCGGCTTGGAAACTACTCTTCACAAAAGTACCATTTAGGGAAAAAGAAACAAGCAAAGCGAAGGCATAGTTAAGGTGTCTGGCCTTATACGGAAACCTGAAAACATTCATCCAACAGGCATCCTGCCAACCTCGCAGTGATGCCATCACGATCCAGAGAGGGATTCATTTCCGCGACATCCATTGCTACCAATTTTCCGGATAGCACGATATTTCTGAGCCAGGGAGTAACATCCCTGGGTAGTAACCCAAGCGCATTTGGTGCACTGACTCCAGGCGCGATTGATGCGGAAAAAACGTCCAGGCAGATGGTCAGGTAAATGGCATCCACCGCTTCCATAAACCAGTCGAGCTTATCCTGCACCATCTCACCGGTTTGCCCCATCAGGTCCTCTGCCATGACATATTCAACGCCCCATGCATCGGCCCTGTCAAACAAAAACCGGGTATTCGAGCATTGCTGAATCCCCATACATAAATACCTGAATGGTCTTTGTGTCGATTGCAGGTCTTCACGAATCTGCCGGAAAGGGGTTCCGGATGAGGGGCCACCGGAATCATCCCGAAGATCAAAATGTGCATCAATATTGATAATTCCCACGGATTGATCTCCGAGGGCATTTGCAACCCCGGTGTAGTGTCCGTATGCCACCTCATGACCACCACCCAGCACGCAGGTACGATATCCGGCCCGGATCAGTCCGGCTACATGTTGCGAAAGTATTTGCTGAGCGTCTTCCAGATCACCATTCGCACAGGTAATATCTCCGCCGTCAAAAAGCTTCAGGGAGGAATCATGGACAGGCAAAGACGCCATGGCCTTCCGGATAGCATCCGGTCCGTCTGCCGCCCCCACTCTGCCCTTATTACGACGCACACCCTCGTCGCTGGAAAAACCCAAAAGCGCCCATGAAGGATCTGTTGTTGGCGTCAACTTTCCACCCAGATCAACAGGTTTGATCACTTGATGATATCTGCGGTGCAGTGGTCCGTCGCCATCGACGCGTCCGGTCCATATTGAAGGATCCGTTGGTTTATACAAAGATGAATTCATTGGGGATGAAGTTAGTAAGATTTACCGTCCACCCATACCCTGTTTGGCTTCATACTGCCCTGATGGTATAAGATTTCACGATAATCATTTGTGGGGAACGATATCATATCCGCTCGCTTCCCTGTGGTGAGTATTCCGCGGTCCGCAAGCCTGAGTGCACGCGCCGCCCTTTCAGTCATCCCTGCCAGGGTCTCAGCCATGGTCAGTTTTTCCGCGGCACCAAGAACAGCGGCCTGGGTCAACAGGTCTCCCATAGGGGCAGAACCCGGATTCCAGTCGCTGGCAATTACCACACACATGCCATTATCCAACATCTTTCTGGCAGGCGCA contains:
- a CDS encoding PspC domain-containing protein; the protein is MPTKRLTRSNERMLAGVCGGIAQWQDWDPTLVRIGWVLLSLMSIGFPGLLLYVILWVVVPEESNY
- the hutG gene encoding formimidoylglutamase, yielding MNSSLYKPTDPSIWTGRVDGDGPLHRRYHQVIKPVDLGGKLTPTTDPSWALLGFSSDEGVRRNKGRVGAADGPDAIRKAMASLPVHDSSLKLFDGGDITCANGDLEDAQQILSQHVAGLIRAGYRTCVLGGGHEVAYGHYTGVANALGDQSVGIINIDAHFDLRDDSGGPSSGTPFRQIREDLQSTQRPFRYLCMGIQQCSNTRFLFDRADAWGVEYVMAEDLMGQTGEMVQDKLDWFMEAVDAIYLTICLDVFSASIAPGVSAPNALGLLPRDVTPWLRNIVLSGKLVAMDVAEMNPSLDRDGITARLAGCLLDECFQVSV
- a CDS encoding gliding motility-associated C-terminal domain-containing protein — its product is MKKIYLMLVIYNVIGMSLDVRAQGACGSPDGTFYDNNGTLGTSVSMPADIGVAVNAGKCYKFAQNQLPRTVCYTYRYPTSGTVQFRWLTDNRPCNGSCTYGGSSTTNSTFGCNNLGGPTCGTTNINTYDESCNLVGPGFPIGTGCGSGMFPGQIYTVCMTLNPTGCTDSIVICPILNCSGGSCGCVLAASTSSTDVTCKGGSNGTATVTATGGSNPKYTWSNGKTTATVTGLSAGTHSVTVTSNSGICSDVQTVTVSEPATNLTVSASHTDVNCKGGSDGTGTVNPSGGTPGYTYLWANGQTTATATGLTAGNHQVTVTDANSCTGPGTVTVTVDEPVANLTVSDSHTDVNCKGGNDGTGTVSPSGGTPGYTYLWANGQTTATATGLVAGNHQVTITDANGCTGPGTVTVTVNEPNADLTAATNVTNALCKGASDGTATVNPAGGTPTYTYLWNNGQTTQTATGLSAGTYQVTVTDANGCTNVSVVSATVGEPTVLALAGSEIQSTCGNSNGSAIVTPSGGTPGYTYLWGNGQTGDTAVGLLAGNYNVTVTDNNGCQKNIQVSVNDQNGPSATASSTNVLCFGSNEGTGTVVPSGGTPPLTFAWSDGQTTATATGLVMGTYGVTVFDVNGCLATQSITVTEPTVLSSSATSSTNVSCKSGNDGTGTVTPAGGTPNYSFEWSDGQTTATATGFPAGTFSVTISDANGCTYLDSVTITQPIEPLDLNSVANNISCYGGFDGSITAGAVGGTPGYTYEWSDGQTGATATGLMIGGYTVTVTDANGCTNSGTFTLIEPTALTLNMDSSNALCGIGSGTATAYPGGGTPGYTYEWDDGQTTSLATGLYAGNYTVTITDANGCTIVNTTTVLQTPSVTGITSSTGALCNGSNDGTATVMPSGGSTPYSYLWSDGQTGIIATGLVAGNYILTVTDSTGCDTVLTVSVGQPTPLVSSTSGDQFACENANVIISATATGGIGPYTYQWDDPGSGTTPDITVIPPVTTVYSVTVTDANGCIQTDNVTITTNTQPEADFDVIWVPSCDGLRGKFTDVSINGTSVLWDFGDGYKSPELMPIHEFPYGTISQVVLTVTNGTCTDTAMVTADIQNFDFYNDPQVPNVFSPNGDGINEQFKVFVNGEMAECTKLTILNRWGNFIYSPPGGQLAWDGRTTAGEVVPEGTYFYVVDINGHQKAGSVTVIKK
- a CDS encoding choice-of-anchor J domain-containing protein; translated protein: MKKITTPLLVLGICMSLTAFAQDDRGHCGTDQHFQDQLKSDPTMIIRVQEDMARIKAQVQRIEALRSSGVADSVRVIPVVVHVMHDQGIERIGLDQIQSGLDKMNLDFRRLNADTVQTRPVFKPFAVDCKIEFKLAKIDPDGNCTNGVTYYETPLTYNCRDTVKSVIQWPPDKYFNVWIVNSIDPTRWNLPGGGIIAGYEEFPWAYGVKDTYGAVVRYNFWGSKGAATGNNGRTETHELGHCLGLWHPWQDQLVGGYGDGCSFTVGHDCTDNNDMVCDTPPMPIPTYGCDKTQNTCHNDTVGPSPFQTDTVDPIENFMSYDNCQNMFSIGQRNRMEAVFATYPALDNLVSFTNAVATGTDSGYTAPLCAPHAAFKVDKEMICAGASVKFTNQTYGATADSLHWTFPGGTPSSSILTAPTVTYASPGTYNVTLISSNAAGMDTLIIVGMVTVLGTTADYSDTIYSDDLENTARVDSTWFNPETTGGNQWEVTTAASSSGSHSFTVNNFDRIWSGEKLELITPSFDLSKVSNPEFYYKVAYARIDNLSDDKLSVYISTDCGGIWSLRSSKQGSQLATVADMTTPFIPDSVSHWREDKLAITSAYASKTNVRFRFVFESWRGNHIYLDDFMIRDKTTGLEDMGYLSTQPRVFPNPSSGVFHVACDFTRPVQHTRIVLTDLLGRVVYEKDHGTSAAGNRTFLVVADDQRLNPGMYLLQIQMDNVNWNQRVMISNE
- a CDS encoding glycoside hydrolase family 9 protein, which codes for MNDRLRILLAGIACTGLFFSGQAQVNYTVEKNIRVDQFGYRPQDDKVAVLTDPQSGFNASESYQPGITMEVRRLYDGTTAFTGSSALWNNGATQSQSGDKGWHFDFSALTDTGTYYVFDPANQVGSYPFIIQPHVYFEVLKAAARVYFYQRCGFSKQLPFAENGWTDGASYLASGQDSEAHSVDDKNNAGLVKDMRGGWYDAGDNNKYVTFTESVMHQLLDAYRFQPAIWTDDFGIPESGNNLPDILDEVMWELDWIKRMQDTVDGGVHIKIGDIDYTSPSPPSSDTGPRYYGPKCSSSTIVTAGIFAHAAVVLSAFPSLATYVDDLMVRAEKAWDWYGQNARSTNCDTQEIVSGDADKSLTDQDQSAVTAAAYLFGITGKQVYANYVNANYTAVTLLNWWGPYGVAYGDGLLYYAALSGADQTVANAIRAAKQSNANSVGDFYGFSVQKDLYRSWMPDAQYHWGSNQIKACTGIINLDMNLYALDATDSLQYAKRALASVHYMHGVNPMGLVYLSNMADRGAENSVNTIYHSWFADGSAVWDDVRTSTYGPAPGYVPGGPNKDYAGSLAWIGNEPVQKSYHEWNTGYPENSWEITEPGIYYQSAYIRLLASFTELPAVDCFGETGGGAFVDSCGICAGGNTGITPVTDPDNCTTGMEAMGDRKWIVFPNPVKGLLNIKPVDGSSFDYMVYDALGRVIISGVGSGNLAISMEGRPAGMYFLRVTSSGENLTLPLVVQDSEN